The Lysobacter enzymogenes genome window below encodes:
- the aceB gene encoding malate synthase A produces MSAVMTQWQEPRPGQRGPGAGIELSGRAAGQEQVLTPAALEFLADLHRRFEPARQARLAARRERQALFDAGGLPGFRADTAAIRAGHWRVAPLPTALLDRRVEITGPVDPKMVINALNSGAKVYMADFEDSTAPTWANLIAGQRALAAAVAGTLEFTAPDTGKRYALKPFEEQAVLMVRPRGWHLDEKHLRVDGAAVSGGLFDLGLFAFHNAAALAAKDRGPYFYLPKLQSMEEAQLWNDALEHIERELELEPGSIKVTVLIETLPAVFEMDEILHALRTRIAGLNCGRWDYVFSYLKTFRAHRDKILPERGQVTMTQPFLRAYSELLIQTCHKRGAHAMGGMAAQIPINGDEAANEAALAKVRADKLREVTAGHDGTWVAHPALIPLAMRIFDERMPTPHQQHVLREDVLIIAEDLIKPSFGTITRAGFEGNVEVCVRYLAAWLDGSGCVPIHWLMEDAATAEIARTQLWQWLHAPSLFLDDGTPVDFALLERALIGLPSRFADRAALPGGGKLDEAIAMLDELTHAPTLAEFLTLPAYERID; encoded by the coding sequence ATGTCGGCAGTCATGACGCAGTGGCAGGAACCCCGTCCCGGGCAACGCGGGCCGGGCGCAGGCATCGAGCTCAGCGGCCGCGCCGCCGGCCAGGAGCAGGTGCTGACCCCGGCCGCCCTCGAGTTCCTGGCCGACCTGCACCGCCGTTTCGAACCCGCCCGCCAAGCCCGCCTGGCCGCGCGCCGCGAGCGCCAGGCCTTGTTCGACGCCGGCGGCCTGCCGGGCTTCCGCGCCGACACCGCCGCGATCCGCGCCGGCCACTGGCGGGTCGCGCCGCTGCCGACCGCGTTGCTCGACCGCCGGGTCGAGATCACCGGCCCGGTCGATCCCAAGATGGTCATCAACGCGCTGAACTCCGGAGCCAAGGTCTACATGGCCGACTTCGAGGACAGCACCGCGCCGACCTGGGCCAACCTGATCGCCGGCCAGCGCGCGCTCGCCGCCGCCGTCGCCGGCACCCTGGAATTCACCGCGCCCGACACCGGCAAGCGCTACGCGCTCAAGCCGTTCGAGGAGCAAGCGGTGCTGATGGTGCGCCCGCGCGGCTGGCACCTCGACGAAAAGCACCTGCGCGTCGACGGCGCGGCGGTGTCCGGCGGCCTGTTCGATCTGGGCCTGTTCGCCTTCCACAACGCCGCCGCGCTCGCCGCCAAGGACCGCGGCCCGTACTTCTACCTGCCCAAGCTGCAGTCGATGGAGGAGGCGCAGCTGTGGAACGACGCGCTCGAACACATCGAGCGCGAGCTGGAGCTGGAGCCGGGTTCGATCAAGGTCACGGTGCTGATCGAGACCTTGCCGGCAGTGTTCGAGATGGACGAGATCCTGCATGCGCTGCGCACGCGCATCGCCGGGCTCAACTGCGGCCGCTGGGACTACGTGTTCTCCTACCTCAAGACCTTCCGCGCGCACCGCGACAAGATCCTGCCCGAGCGCGGCCAGGTCACCATGACCCAGCCGTTCCTGCGCGCCTACTCGGAACTGCTGATCCAGACCTGCCACAAGCGCGGCGCCCACGCGATGGGCGGCATGGCCGCGCAGATCCCGATCAACGGCGACGAAGCCGCCAACGAGGCGGCGCTGGCCAAGGTGCGCGCGGACAAGCTGCGCGAAGTCACCGCGGGGCACGACGGCACCTGGGTCGCGCATCCGGCGCTGATTCCGCTGGCGATGCGCATCTTCGACGAGCGCATGCCGACCCCGCACCAGCAGCACGTGCTGCGCGAGGACGTGCTGATCATCGCCGAGGACCTGATCAAGCCTTCGTTCGGCACCATCACCCGCGCCGGTTTCGAAGGCAACGTCGAAGTCTGCGTGCGATATCTCGCCGCGTGGCTCGACGGCAGCGGCTGCGTGCCGATCCACTGGCTGATGGAAGACGCGGCCACCGCCGAGATCGCCCGCACCCAGCTGTGGCAGTGGCTGCACGCGCCGTCGCTGTTCCTCGACGACGGCACGCCGGTCGACTTCGCCCTGCTCGAACGCGCGCTGATCGGCCTGCCGAGCCGGTTCGCCGACCGCGCCGCGCTGCCGGGCGGCGGCAAGCTCGACGAGGCCATCGCGATGCTCGACGAACTCACCCACGCGCCGACGCTGGCCGAGTTCCTGACCCTACCCGCCTACGAACGCATCGACTGA
- a CDS encoding LysR family transcriptional regulator produces the protein MTSTRSLSPRFAYKSDKLKPLRAFCQTARLGSVSRAAEALYLSQPAVTLQLQALEREMGVRLLERSGRRLALTREGEALYELARPLVEGLDGLEGVFRERIRGLDAGELNVAAGSSTILYLLPKIVEAFRAAHPEVRLTLHNVTGAGGLDLLRSDGVDLAVGSMLDVPGDLSYAPVYRFEPMLIAPRDHPLAKLDTLTLQDLSPYGLILPPQRLTTYRMVDLVFQQNRVPYTVALEVGGWEVIKQYVAMGLGISIVTAICLTEADRARLSARSLADYFPSRSYGVVVRKGKYLSPQARAFTELIQPALFERGDYYATGQSDR, from the coding sequence GTGACTTCGACGCGCTCGCTAAGTCCGCGATTTGCCTACAAAAGCGACAAGCTCAAGCCGCTGCGGGCGTTCTGCCAAACCGCGCGCCTGGGCTCGGTCTCACGCGCGGCCGAGGCGCTGTACCTCAGTCAGCCGGCGGTGACCCTGCAGTTGCAGGCGCTGGAACGCGAAATGGGCGTGCGCCTGCTCGAACGCAGCGGCCGCCGGCTGGCCCTGACCCGCGAAGGCGAGGCGCTTTACGAACTGGCCCGGCCACTGGTCGAGGGCCTGGACGGGCTGGAAGGCGTATTCCGCGAACGCATCCGCGGCCTCGACGCCGGCGAGCTCAACGTCGCCGCGGGCAGCTCGACCATCCTCTACCTGCTGCCGAAGATCGTCGAAGCCTTCCGCGCCGCGCACCCGGAGGTGCGGCTGACCCTGCACAACGTCACCGGCGCCGGCGGCCTCGACCTGCTGCGCTCCGACGGCGTCGACCTCGCCGTCGGCTCGATGCTCGACGTGCCCGGCGACCTCAGCTACGCCCCGGTCTACCGCTTCGAACCGATGCTGATCGCGCCGCGCGACCATCCGCTGGCCAAGCTCGACACGCTGACCCTGCAGGACCTGAGCCCGTACGGCCTGATCCTGCCGCCGCAGCGACTGACGACCTACCGCATGGTCGATCTGGTGTTCCAGCAGAACCGGGTGCCGTACACGGTGGCGCTGGAAGTCGGCGGCTGGGAGGTCATCAAGCAGTACGTGGCGATGGGCTTGGGGATCAGCATCGTCACTGCGATCTGTCTGACCGAGGCCGACCGCGCGCGGCTGTCGGCGCGGTCGCTGGCGGATTATTTTCCGTCGCGCAGCTATGGCGTGGTGGTGCGCAAGGGCAAGTATCTGTCGCCGCAGGCGCGGGCGTTCACCGAATTGATCCAGCCGGCGTTGTTCGAGCGTGGCGACTATTACGCGACCGGCCAGTCGGATCGCTGA
- a CDS encoding collagenase: protein MSFVFRPGPLRALFAGAAALAVFASFALPSAFEAAPSPTAGTAAAASSAAASAPSAPGHSAVAAAFAASRTVVAGAARKQPATERQLFGEHRQPRSLAPAQRAPQQPLLPDRADSAYDGAGVRRDPLKRPSLLSFARTAKAAAACDPNSFGSLSGAALASAVRAAAPDCVNQLFGLSGSQAYATFREAQMVSVADAFAASARAYDGTNAGGTLQLVLFLRAGYYVQYYDSAVGSYGAALRNAIRPALDAFAANANFGRIDDAHGEILAEYVTLIDSAAENARYLYVVKRLLDSYDSRYDAFYWMKVAVNNAYTVTFRGHQDAAFRALVQSDTSIVDTLYNFANRNFALLGTDRAYLASNAGREMARFLQYDGALKTLARARAKALIDRSSITGATARLWVGIGEMAQYYDAGNCAYYGQCDFVPRLEAAALPVRHTCSATLTLRAQQMSASELASACATVSGQEAYFHRELATGGVPVAGDNNASLEMAVFDSSDDYGIYAGAIFGIDTNNGGMYLEGDPSAPGNQARFIAYEAEWLRPTFEIWNLTHEYVHYLDGRFDMWGDFQAAMQQKTVWWVEGFAEYLSYQYRQVSNDAAIAEAARATYALSTVYANDYDSGTNRVYRWGYLAVRFMFEQRREQVNAILARFRPGDYTGYATYMAGIGQSNDAAFKAWLPCVADPAGSGCGGTPNQPPTANFSAVASGLSVSFTDTSGDSDGRIVSRSWSFGDGSGSTAANPSKTYAAAGAYSVSLTVTDDRGATATVTRSVSVSEPGLPECAGSDARALGRNCSRSNAAATAGNYAYFYLYLPAGVSQLRIDTAGGSGNADLYVSAGNWPSRESYQYRSAKAGNGESVTIANAPAGYVYVAVHAASAFSGVKVSARY from the coding sequence ATGTCTTTCGTTTTCCGTCCGGGCCCGTTGCGGGCCCTGTTCGCCGGCGCCGCCGCGTTGGCGGTGTTCGCCAGTTTCGCTTTGCCGTCCGCGTTCGAAGCGGCGCCGTCGCCGACCGCCGGCACCGCCGCCGCCGCGTCGTCCGCCGCCGCATCCGCGCCGTCGGCGCCCGGCCATAGCGCCGTCGCCGCTGCATTCGCGGCCTCGCGCACCGTTGTCGCCGGCGCCGCGCGCAAGCAGCCCGCGACCGAACGCCAGTTGTTCGGCGAACACCGCCAACCGCGCTCGCTGGCGCCGGCGCAGCGCGCGCCGCAGCAGCCGTTGTTGCCCGATCGCGCCGACAGCGCCTACGACGGCGCGGGTGTGCGCCGCGACCCGCTCAAGCGGCCGTCGCTGCTGTCGTTCGCGCGCACGGCCAAGGCCGCGGCGGCCTGCGATCCGAACAGCTTCGGTTCGCTCAGCGGCGCCGCGCTTGCCTCGGCGGTACGCGCGGCCGCGCCGGACTGCGTCAACCAGTTGTTCGGTTTGAGCGGCAGCCAGGCGTACGCGACCTTCCGCGAGGCGCAGATGGTCAGCGTCGCCGACGCGTTCGCCGCTTCGGCGCGCGCTTACGACGGCACCAACGCCGGCGGCACTCTGCAACTGGTGCTGTTCCTGCGCGCCGGCTATTACGTGCAGTACTACGACAGCGCGGTCGGCAGCTATGGCGCCGCGCTGCGCAACGCGATTCGGCCGGCGCTGGACGCGTTCGCCGCCAACGCCAACTTCGGCCGCATCGACGATGCGCACGGCGAGATCCTGGCCGAGTACGTGACCCTGATCGACAGCGCGGCTGAGAACGCGCGCTACCTGTACGTCGTCAAGCGCCTGCTCGACAGCTACGACAGCCGCTACGACGCGTTCTACTGGATGAAGGTCGCGGTCAACAACGCCTACACCGTGACCTTCCGCGGCCACCAGGACGCGGCGTTCCGCGCGCTGGTGCAGTCGGACACCTCCATCGTCGACACGCTGTACAACTTCGCCAACCGCAACTTCGCTTTGCTCGGCACCGACCGGGCGTATCTGGCGTCGAACGCCGGCCGCGAGATGGCGCGCTTCCTGCAATACGACGGCGCGCTCAAGACGCTGGCGCGCGCCCGCGCCAAGGCGCTGATCGACCGCAGCTCGATCACCGGCGCGACCGCGCGGCTGTGGGTCGGCATCGGCGAAATGGCGCAGTACTACGACGCCGGCAACTGCGCCTACTACGGCCAGTGCGATTTCGTGCCGCGCCTGGAAGCGGCGGCGCTGCCGGTCCGCCACACCTGCAGCGCCACCTTGACCCTGCGCGCGCAGCAGATGAGCGCGTCGGAACTGGCCAGCGCCTGCGCCACGGTGTCCGGACAGGAGGCCTACTTCCACCGCGAACTCGCCACCGGCGGCGTGCCGGTCGCCGGCGACAACAACGCCAGCCTGGAAATGGCGGTGTTCGACAGCAGCGACGACTACGGCATCTACGCCGGCGCGATCTTCGGCATCGACACCAACAACGGCGGCATGTACCTGGAAGGCGATCCGTCCGCACCCGGCAACCAGGCGCGCTTCATCGCCTACGAGGCCGAGTGGCTGCGCCCGACCTTCGAGATCTGGAACCTGACCCACGAGTACGTGCACTACCTCGACGGCCGTTTCGACATGTGGGGCGACTTCCAGGCGGCGATGCAGCAAAAGACCGTGTGGTGGGTCGAAGGCTTCGCCGAGTACCTGTCGTATCAGTACCGGCAGGTCAGCAACGACGCCGCCATCGCCGAGGCCGCGCGCGCGACCTACGCCTTGAGCACGGTCTACGCCAACGATTACGACAGCGGCACCAACCGGGTCTATCGCTGGGGCTATCTGGCGGTGCGTTTCATGTTCGAACAGCGGCGCGAGCAGGTGAACGCGATCCTGGCGCGGTTCCGTCCGGGCGACTACACCGGCTATGCGACCTATATGGCCGGCATCGGCCAGAGCAACGACGCCGCGTTCAAGGCCTGGCTGCCGTGCGTGGCCGATCCGGCCGGCAGCGGCTGCGGCGGCACGCCGAACCAGCCGCCGACGGCGAACTTCAGCGCGGTCGCCAGCGGTTTGAGCGTGAGCTTCACCGATACATCAGGCGACAGCGATGGCCGGATCGTTTCGCGCAGTTGGAGCTTCGGCGACGGCAGCGGTTCGACCGCAGCCAATCCGAGCAAGACCTACGCCGCGGCGGGCGCTTACAGCGTCAGCTTGACCGTGACCGACGATCGCGGCGCGACCGCGACGGTCACGCGTTCGGTCAGCGTCAGCGAGCCGGGCCTGCCGGAGTGCGCCGGCAGCGACGCGCGCGCGTTGGGCCGCAATTGCTCGCGCAGCAACGCGGCGGCCACGGCGGGCAACTACGCCTACTTCTATCTGTACCTGCCGGCCGGCGTGAGCCAGCTGCGGATCGATACCGCGGGCGGCAGCGGCAACGCCGATCTGTACGTCAGCGCCGGCAACTGGCCGTCGCGCGAGTCGTATCAGTACCGTTCGGCCAAGGCCGGCAACGGCGAGTCGGTGACGATCGCCAATGCGCCGGCGGGGTATGTGTATGTGGCCGTGCATGCGGCGAGCGCGTTCTCGGGCGTCAAGGTGAGCGCGCGGTACTGA